Proteins found in one Oryza glaberrima chromosome 4, OglaRS2, whole genome shotgun sequence genomic segment:
- the LOC127769988 gene encoding 7-hydroxymethyl chlorophyll a reductase, chloroplastic isoform X2, translating into MARCISFLSTSSSLPCATKPPCCSVSSVLPSSPSSHQCRGRKTSCRSIRALREDWRERSKAIPPGGVYPAKDHCSQCGLCDTYYIAHVKNACAFLGDGMSRVEDLEPLVHGRGRKQDMDEMYFGVYEQLLYARKMKPVEGAQWTGIVTTIAVEMLKANMVDAVVCVQRHLNNNQILHNCFPLQKDFFHGLEKTVVCLLCSDPDDRLAPMPVLARTPDEVIAAKGVKPTLSPNLNTLALVEAAGVKRLLFCGVGCQVQALRSVEKYLGLEKLYVLGTNCVDNGTREGLDKFLKAASSEPETVLHYEFMQDYKVHLKHLDGHIEEVPYFCLPAKDLVDVIAPSCYSCFDYTNGLADLVVGYMGVPKYPGVSMTQHPQYITVRNDRGREMLSLVEGLLESTPTVSSGVRQPFVIETVKADDEAKQGRGPSQPAPTFVGNVIAFLLNLIGPKGLEFARYSLDYHTIRNYLHVNRAWGKQRAEQHIPSYAKKIVEAYDKDGRIESMLQ; encoded by the exons ATGGCGCGGTGCATCTCCTTCCTGTCTACCTCCTCGTCCTTGCCATGTGCCACAAAACCGCCCTGCTGCTCAGTGTCCTCTGTCTTACCCTCGTCTCCGTCCTCTCATCAATGCCGAGGTAGGAAAACGAGTTGCAGGTCAATTAGGGCGCTGCGGGAGGATTGGAGGGAGAGATCCAAGGCCATCCCTCCTGGTGGCGTCTACCCAGCCAAGGACCACTGCAGCCAATGTGGGCTTTGTGACACCTACTACATTGCGCATGTCAAGAATGCCTGCGCATTCCTAGGAGATGGCATGTCCCGTGTCGAG GATTTGGAGCCATTGGTCCATGGGAGGGGCAGGAAGCAAGACATGGATGAGATGTACTTCGGAGTGTATGAGCAACTCCTATATGCCAGGAAGATGAAACCTGTTGAAG GAGCCCAATGGACAGGAATAGTGACAACGATTGCGGTTGAGATGCTAAAGGCAAATATGGTTGATGCTGTGGTTTGTGTACAAAGGCACCtaaacaacaatcaaatattACATAATTGCTTTCCGTTGCAAAAGGATTTTTTTCATGGTCTTGAGAAAACTGTTGTTTGTCTCCTCTGCAGTGACCCAGATGACAGGCTTGCTCCAATGCCTGTTTTAGCCAG GACGCCAGATGAAGTTATTGCAGCCAAAGGTGTGAAGCCAACATTATCACCTAATCTCAATACGCTTGCGTTGGTTGAG GCAGCTGGTGTGAAGCGTCTTCTCTTCTGTGGTGTGGGTTGTCAAGTGCAAG CTTTGAGATCAGTTGAGAAGTATCTTGGTTTGGAAAAGCTTTATGTGCTCGGGACAAACTGTG TGGACAATGGTACCCGTGAAGGACTTGACAAGTTTTTGAAGGCTGCAAGCAGTGAACCAGAGACTGTACTGCATTATGAATTTATGCAGGACTACAAG GTTCACTTAAAGCACTTGGATGGACATATTGAAGAG GTTCCCTATTTTTGCCTGCCAGCAAAGGACCTAGTTGATGTTATTGCCCCATCATGCTACAG CTGCTTTGACTACACAAATGGCTTGGCT GATTTAGTGGTGGGCTATATGGGTGTACCAAAGTACCCTGGAGTTTCCATGACACAGCACCCTCAATACATTACAGTCAG GAATGATCGTGGAAGGGAGATGCTCAGCCTAGTAGAGGGCCTCCTGGAGAGTACACCTACAGTTAGCAGT GGCGTCAGGCAACCATTTGTTATCGAGACGGTTAAAGCTGACGATGAAGCAAAACAGG GGAGAGGACCTTCTCAGCCAGCTCCGACATTTGTCGGCAATGTTATAGCCTTCCTACTGAATCTG ATTGGGCCGAAGGGGCTAGAGTTTGCTCGCTACTCTCTGGATTATCACACGATAAGGAATTACCTCCATGTGAATCGGGCATGGGGCAAgcaaag AGCGGAGCAGCACATTCCTTCCTATGccaagaagattgtggaggCGTACGACAAGGACGGACGCATCGAGTCAATGCTCCAGTAG
- the LOC127769988 gene encoding 7-hydroxymethyl chlorophyll a reductase, chloroplastic isoform X3: MMVLADYSISMARCISFLSTSSSLPCATKPPCCSVSSVLPSSPSSHQCRGRKTSCRSIRALREDWRERSKAIPPGGVYPAKDHCSQCGLCDTYYIAHVKNACAFLGDGMSRVEDLEPLVHGRGRKQDMDEMYFGVYEQLLYARKMKPVEGAQWTGIVTTIAVEMLKANMVDAVVCVQRHPDDRLAPMPVLARTPDEVIAAKGVKPTLSPNLNTLALVEAAGVKRLLFCGVGCQVQALRSVEKYLGLEKLYVLGTNCVDNGTREGLDKFLKAASSEPETVLHYEFMQDYKVHLKHLDGHIEEVPYFCLPAKDLVDVIAPSCYSCFDYTNGLADLVVGYMGVPKYPGVSMTQHPQYITVRNDRGREMLSLVEGLLESTPTVSSGVRQPFVIETVKADDEAKQGRGPSQPAPTFVGNVIAFLLNLIGPKGLEFARYSLDYHTIRNYLHVNRAWGKQRAEQHIPSYAKKIVEAYDKDGRIESMLQ, encoded by the exons ATGATGGTGCTT GCTGACTATTCAATATCCATGGCGCGGTGCATCTCCTTCCTGTCTACCTCCTCGTCCTTGCCATGTGCCACAAAACCGCCCTGCTGCTCAGTGTCCTCTGTCTTACCCTCGTCTCCGTCCTCTCATCAATGCCGAGGTAGGAAAACGAGTTGCAGGTCAATTAGGGCGCTGCGGGAGGATTGGAGGGAGAGATCCAAGGCCATCCCTCCTGGTGGCGTCTACCCAGCCAAGGACCACTGCAGCCAATGTGGGCTTTGTGACACCTACTACATTGCGCATGTCAAGAATGCCTGCGCATTCCTAGGAGATGGCATGTCCCGTGTCGAG GATTTGGAGCCATTGGTCCATGGGAGGGGCAGGAAGCAAGACATGGATGAGATGTACTTCGGAGTGTATGAGCAACTCCTATATGCCAGGAAGATGAAACCTGTTGAAG GAGCCCAATGGACAGGAATAGTGACAACGATTGCGGTTGAGATGCTAAAGGCAAATATGGTTGATGCTGTGGTTTGTGTACAAAGGCAC CCAGATGACAGGCTTGCTCCAATGCCTGTTTTAGCCAG GACGCCAGATGAAGTTATTGCAGCCAAAGGTGTGAAGCCAACATTATCACCTAATCTCAATACGCTTGCGTTGGTTGAG GCAGCTGGTGTGAAGCGTCTTCTCTTCTGTGGTGTGGGTTGTCAAGTGCAAG CTTTGAGATCAGTTGAGAAGTATCTTGGTTTGGAAAAGCTTTATGTGCTCGGGACAAACTGTG TGGACAATGGTACCCGTGAAGGACTTGACAAGTTTTTGAAGGCTGCAAGCAGTGAACCAGAGACTGTACTGCATTATGAATTTATGCAGGACTACAAG GTTCACTTAAAGCACTTGGATGGACATATTGAAGAG GTTCCCTATTTTTGCCTGCCAGCAAAGGACCTAGTTGATGTTATTGCCCCATCATGCTACAG CTGCTTTGACTACACAAATGGCTTGGCT GATTTAGTGGTGGGCTATATGGGTGTACCAAAGTACCCTGGAGTTTCCATGACACAGCACCCTCAATACATTACAGTCAG GAATGATCGTGGAAGGGAGATGCTCAGCCTAGTAGAGGGCCTCCTGGAGAGTACACCTACAGTTAGCAGT GGCGTCAGGCAACCATTTGTTATCGAGACGGTTAAAGCTGACGATGAAGCAAAACAGG GGAGAGGACCTTCTCAGCCAGCTCCGACATTTGTCGGCAATGTTATAGCCTTCCTACTGAATCTG ATTGGGCCGAAGGGGCTAGAGTTTGCTCGCTACTCTCTGGATTATCACACGATAAGGAATTACCTCCATGTGAATCGGGCATGGGGCAAgcaaag AGCGGAGCAGCACATTCCTTCCTATGccaagaagattgtggaggCGTACGACAAGGACGGACGCATCGAGTCAATGCTCCAGTAG
- the LOC127769987 gene encoding pentatricopeptide repeat-containing protein At1g60770, with protein sequence MATRVKDVARRSSKKYVDEALYRRLFRRGSTPQAVREEVDGFLDSRKRAFKWEVGVCVRRLRKQALYRPALKLSEVMARRGMNPTVSDQAIRLDLVAKSRGIAAAEKYFLDLPETSKTHLTYGALLNCYCKDLMTEKAEALMEKMKELNFAFTAMCYNSLMTLYTKVNQHEKVPSVIQDMKADDVLPDIYTYNVWMRALAARVDIKGVERVIEEMKRDGRVTPDWTTYSNLASIYVDAGLFEKAEAALKELEKRNTSNDLEAYQFLITLYARAQNLVEVHRVWRSLKRNQPRRANMSYLNMIQALANLKDLPGAEACFKEWEAQYINPPKTNTKAPGKAETSSNESDVKATKDKGTDGELKHPKYDIRVANAMIKAYITEGMFDKAVAVKKRAKMRGGRLNAKTWEIFMEHYLKEGDLKMVHWCADRAIKKGHSAGRIWVPPHEVTETLMDYFEKNKDVDGAEKFVEVLKKVQKDLGTVVFEPLVRTYAAAGKKLPGMRHRLKIENVEVSEETAKLLDSVCIDQ encoded by the exons atggcgaCGCGGGTGAAGGACGTGGCGCGGCGATCGAGCAAGAAGTACGTCGACGAGGCGCTGTACCGGCGGCTGTTCCGCCGGGGCTCCACGCCGCAGGCCGTGCGGGAGGAGGTGGACGGCTTCCTCGACAGCCGGAAGCGCGCCTTCAAGTGGGAGGTCGGCGTCTGCGTCCGCCGCCTCCGGAAGCAGGCCCTCTACCGCCCCGCCCTCAAG CTTTCTGAAGTCATGGCAAGAAGAGGCATGAATCCTACAGTCAGTGACCAGGCAATCCGCCTTGATCTCGTTGCCAAATCAAGAGGCATTGCTGCTGCTGAGAAGTACTTCCTGGACCTCCCAGAAACTTCCAAAACTCATCTCACATATGGTGCTCTTCTTAACTGTTACTGCAAAGACTTAATGACCGAGAAGGCTGAAGCCCTTATGGAAAAAATGAAGGAACTCAACTTTGCTTTCACTGCCATGTGCTATAACAGCTTAATGACACTATACACGAAAGTCAACCAACATGAGAAGGTCCCTAGTGTCATCCAGGATATGAAAGCCGATGATGTGTTGCCTGATATTTATACCTATAATGTTTGGATGAGGGCGCTCGCAGCTCGTGTAGACATAAAAGGGGTTGAGAGGGTGATTGAAGAGATGAAACGGGATGGTCGTGTTACTCCTGATTGGACAACCTACAGTAACCTGGCTTCTATATATGTTGATGCTGGACTGTTTGAGAAAGCAGAAGCTGCCCTGAAGGAGCTGGAGAAGCGGAACACTAGCAATGATCTTGAAGCATACCAGTTCCTCATTACATTATATGCAAGAGCACAAAATTTAGTGGAAGTTCATCGTGTTTGGCGATCATTGAAGCGGAATCAACCAAGAAGGGCAAACATGAGTTACCTTAACATGATTCAAGCCTTGGCAAATTTGAAGGATCTACCTGGTGCTGAGGCCTGTTTCAAAGAGTGGGAAGCTCAGTACATCAATCCACCTAAGACTAACACAAAGGCCCCTGGGAAAGCTGAAACGTCATCTAATGAATCTGATGTCAAGGCAACCAAGGACAAGGGCACAGATGGGGAATTGAAGCATCCTAAATATGATATCCGGGTTGCAAATGCCATGATCAAAGCATATATTACAGAGGGTATGTTTGACAAAGCTGTTGCTGTCAAGAAGCGTGCCAAGATGCGTGGTGGAAGACTTAATGCTAAGACCTGGGAAATTTTCATGGAACATTATCTCAAGGAAGGGGATCTCAAGATGGTTCACTGGTGCGCTGATCGTGCAATCAAGAAAGGGCACAGCGCTGGTAGGATCTGGGTGCCACCACATGAAGTGACTGAAACCTTGATGGATTACTTTGAGAAGAACAAAGATGTAGATGGAGCTGAGAAATTTGTCGAGGTATTAAAGAAGGTACAGAAGGATTTGGGCACGGTGGTGTTTGAACCACTGGTTCGCACGTATGCAGCTGCTGGGAAGAAGCTCCCTGGGATGAGGCACCGCCTTAAGATCGAAAATGTGGAAGTCAGCGAGGAAACCGCCAAGCTGCTTGATTCTGTCTGTATTGATCAATGA
- the LOC127769988 gene encoding 7-hydroxymethyl chlorophyll a reductase, chloroplastic isoform X1 codes for MMVLADYSISMARCISFLSTSSSLPCATKPPCCSVSSVLPSSPSSHQCRGRKTSCRSIRALREDWRERSKAIPPGGVYPAKDHCSQCGLCDTYYIAHVKNACAFLGDGMSRVEDLEPLVHGRGRKQDMDEMYFGVYEQLLYARKMKPVEGAQWTGIVTTIAVEMLKANMVDAVVCVQRHLNNNQILHNCFPLQKDFFHGLEKTVVCLLCSDPDDRLAPMPVLARTPDEVIAAKGVKPTLSPNLNTLALVEAAGVKRLLFCGVGCQVQALRSVEKYLGLEKLYVLGTNCVDNGTREGLDKFLKAASSEPETVLHYEFMQDYKVHLKHLDGHIEEVPYFCLPAKDLVDVIAPSCYSCFDYTNGLADLVVGYMGVPKYPGVSMTQHPQYITVRNDRGREMLSLVEGLLESTPTVSSGVRQPFVIETVKADDEAKQGRGPSQPAPTFVGNVIAFLLNLIGPKGLEFARYSLDYHTIRNYLHVNRAWGKQRAEQHIPSYAKKIVEAYDKDGRIESMLQ; via the exons ATGATGGTGCTT GCTGACTATTCAATATCCATGGCGCGGTGCATCTCCTTCCTGTCTACCTCCTCGTCCTTGCCATGTGCCACAAAACCGCCCTGCTGCTCAGTGTCCTCTGTCTTACCCTCGTCTCCGTCCTCTCATCAATGCCGAGGTAGGAAAACGAGTTGCAGGTCAATTAGGGCGCTGCGGGAGGATTGGAGGGAGAGATCCAAGGCCATCCCTCCTGGTGGCGTCTACCCAGCCAAGGACCACTGCAGCCAATGTGGGCTTTGTGACACCTACTACATTGCGCATGTCAAGAATGCCTGCGCATTCCTAGGAGATGGCATGTCCCGTGTCGAG GATTTGGAGCCATTGGTCCATGGGAGGGGCAGGAAGCAAGACATGGATGAGATGTACTTCGGAGTGTATGAGCAACTCCTATATGCCAGGAAGATGAAACCTGTTGAAG GAGCCCAATGGACAGGAATAGTGACAACGATTGCGGTTGAGATGCTAAAGGCAAATATGGTTGATGCTGTGGTTTGTGTACAAAGGCACCtaaacaacaatcaaatattACATAATTGCTTTCCGTTGCAAAAGGATTTTTTTCATGGTCTTGAGAAAACTGTTGTTTGTCTCCTCTGCAGTGACCCAGATGACAGGCTTGCTCCAATGCCTGTTTTAGCCAG GACGCCAGATGAAGTTATTGCAGCCAAAGGTGTGAAGCCAACATTATCACCTAATCTCAATACGCTTGCGTTGGTTGAG GCAGCTGGTGTGAAGCGTCTTCTCTTCTGTGGTGTGGGTTGTCAAGTGCAAG CTTTGAGATCAGTTGAGAAGTATCTTGGTTTGGAAAAGCTTTATGTGCTCGGGACAAACTGTG TGGACAATGGTACCCGTGAAGGACTTGACAAGTTTTTGAAGGCTGCAAGCAGTGAACCAGAGACTGTACTGCATTATGAATTTATGCAGGACTACAAG GTTCACTTAAAGCACTTGGATGGACATATTGAAGAG GTTCCCTATTTTTGCCTGCCAGCAAAGGACCTAGTTGATGTTATTGCCCCATCATGCTACAG CTGCTTTGACTACACAAATGGCTTGGCT GATTTAGTGGTGGGCTATATGGGTGTACCAAAGTACCCTGGAGTTTCCATGACACAGCACCCTCAATACATTACAGTCAG GAATGATCGTGGAAGGGAGATGCTCAGCCTAGTAGAGGGCCTCCTGGAGAGTACACCTACAGTTAGCAGT GGCGTCAGGCAACCATTTGTTATCGAGACGGTTAAAGCTGACGATGAAGCAAAACAGG GGAGAGGACCTTCTCAGCCAGCTCCGACATTTGTCGGCAATGTTATAGCCTTCCTACTGAATCTG ATTGGGCCGAAGGGGCTAGAGTTTGCTCGCTACTCTCTGGATTATCACACGATAAGGAATTACCTCCATGTGAATCGGGCATGGGGCAAgcaaag AGCGGAGCAGCACATTCCTTCCTATGccaagaagattgtggaggCGTACGACAAGGACGGACGCATCGAGTCAATGCTCCAGTAG